The DNA sequence CATTAGGATGCCTTGGCTCCATCGATTGGCTTGCTTCCGGTACGTAATAAACCTCTTTTGTCCCATCCTGGATCTCATAAAACATTCAATTCACTGACACTGTACATGTGAAACTtttttgaaaaaaaaaaaaaaattcaTTTTTACAGAGACGATGttgtcttcctcgtccttctttaTCAACGATGGATCTACCGTGTTGACTACTCGCGAGTCAACGAGTATGGTCAGGTGAATGAAGgtatggtggaggatgttgGTACCGCAGAGGgggcaaagaaagagacCAAAAAGACAAAATAATAGTTTTGTCTATTGAAGAGCGGTataggaggaggaggaatcATTCGCAAGGCGTGGGGAGACCTATCAGATACGGAGGAATCATCGTACAAAAGTTTGGACTGGATTAGACTGTCATATGCATCTTTGCGTTATGTGTTTACAGACTCATTATTGCTTTTCGTCTCTCTGTCGCTTGAACTCTTCTATCCAAGCCTTCTCCTGCGCCCCCTTTACGAGCACAACAAAACTCAAAAGCCCATCTCTCAACACCACACCATCCTTCTTAACCTCTCCATTCGCTGCTCTCATCGCTTTACCCAACACTTCTCTCAACGTCAGTTCTTTGCCAACCTTTAAcagtcttctctccttggtcTCCACATACACAACTAAATTAGGCACATAGTACTCGTGCTTCTCATCCCATTCCGCCCATGGTATCTGCGGCGCCGATGGAGAAACTGGGAACATGGCTGAAAGCTGATCTTCAAACGCGGCATCTTCGTGGAAATGAGTGATAAAATCTGACTGTCCGTATGTTGGGTAAAGCAAGAAGACAGGGAAGACAATGGGTGTATGCGGAGGCGGCGGGGTCCAAccagcttcttcgtcgATGATCGGGATAGATTGTTCGTCGAAATGCAGTGGGTTGGGGTTGTCCGGTGGACTAGCGGTATCGACCACTATCAGACCCCGGTCTTCCACTGCTTTACGCAAAGCAAGCTTGGTCATATTGTCGCGCCTTATTCTCTCTATCCGatcatcatccctctttttGCCCTTGACGATTTCCTTCTCTAGTGTATCCCAAACTTTTGtatcctctttcacttGCTCTGCGagttcttttcctctttccacaacaTCGCCtgcctccttccatctACTCAGCTGAACTAGAGATTGCGCCGCTCTGAACAATGCTTTTACGAGCGCCTTGTCCGGCTGAGGGATCTTGCCGGCCGTGTAGAGTGCAATGACGGCACTGGTATCCTTCAGAGCCGAACGGTAATTCTTCAAAATGAGATGACATGCAGCACGGTTGTTGTAAAGGGTAACAAGCAAAgttgcagaagaagggtgggcGTCGATACCTTCAGAGTAGGCTTTAATAGCTTCACTGTATGATTTCTGAGCGTGGAGCTCATTGCCATGGTTTTTAAAGTTTGTTGCGATTTCTGTCATCAACgcaagaaaaaaaaataagaaAGACATCCACATCAGCACTCTACAAACCCCCACAATTAAAGCTGGCGCGTAGGATGTATAGActcaccatctccttcaccttcaaaaaCCAAACTTCTCAAAGCTTCCAAGACAGGATTATCGTCCCCATCTTTCGGAGTCTCTCGCATGAACAAGGGAGTGGAGTCGAGCAGCTTTTCAAAGTCTTCAACTGTGACTTCCTTTTTGGGCGCAGCAGGGCCGACACCAGATTCAGGCAGGACGGTGGATTTGGGCATGGCCGCGATGAGTTGATCGAGGAAACCATCGTCTGATTGCGCTGGTGCTGTTGAGGTTGCTTGGGCGGCCATTGTTTTCCtcactctctctctttttttgaTAAATGTTCCTTTAGTGACTAATGAGGTGGCTCCTGAAAGAGTGTGGGGAGTAGTGATATGTAGGAATTGCAATCTAGGTAGtaaaaatggaaaggagatgaatgTGTGATTTGAGCAGTTGATTATAAATTTTGTTAAATTATTgcaataaaaaaaaaagaccGCCGGAAAGGACCAATGCCGTCGGCGACGGCGACGAACAAACAACCACTAAAAGTTGTCGTGATGAGATCtacaagaaaaaaaaagcagcCAGTTAAACCCCCTAAACCTTACCAAAAACGACCCATGAGCAAGGTTATTAACCTTTTATGCATTGAAGATTGGTTATGCAATCTGGCCGACTGCGCATTTATCCTTACAACAACGAAGAGCCCTCTGCAAGACGCATGTTGGCGAAAGTAGTCGGATAATCCATTCTGCAAAAGAAGTTTGTTCACAGAAGTGCATACCCACTACCATATATACAGAGCCTTT is a window from the Cryptococcus deuterogattii R265 chromosome 10, complete sequence genome containing:
- a CDS encoding TPR repeat protein, giving the protein MAAQATSTAPAQSDDGFLDQLIAAMPKSTVLPESGVGPAAPKKEVTVEDFEKLLDSTPLFMRETPKDGDDNPVLEALRSLVFEGEGDEIATNFKNHGNELHAQKSYSEAIKAYSEGIDAHPSSATLLVTLYNNRAACHLILKNYRSALKDTSAVIALYTAGKIPQPDKALVKALFRAAQSLVQLSRWKEAGDVVERGKELAEQVKEDTKVWDTLEKEIVKGKKRDDDRIERIRRDNMTKLALRKAVEDRGLIVVDTASPPDNPNPLHFDEQSIPIIDEEAGWTPPPPHTPIVFPVFLLYPTYGQSDFITHFHEDAAFEDQLSAMFPVSPSAPQIPWAEWDEKHEYYVPNLVVYVETKERRLLKVGKELTLREVLGKAMRAANGEVKKDGVVLRDGLLSFVVLVKGAQEKAWIEEFKRQRDEKQ